From a single Desulfobacterales bacterium genomic region:
- the speB gene encoding agmatinase: protein MDNRSRIGDLYRVMKCPEYINFGGDEVPAVDMSQADIVVLPLCYEQAVSYGTGSKDGPFHILDASVQLESLDEESLVNWGRFRIHTAAPLIPSGDPETAVLQMESAAAHVISQKKFLLSLGGDHAVSIGPIRAAAGQYPDIGVLQFDAHLDLRDKWNGSRYNHACVMRRVAEDIGVPMVQVGIRSFSQEEADYIQLKGLQPVFAHLIDPLDQSWVQNVIEALPQKVYLSIDLDGLDPSVLPGTGTPEPGGLSYRQLVNLIKAVGRYRTVIAADITELAPIEGSHVSEFTAAKIATKIFVNCARVDI, encoded by the coding sequence GTGGACAACCGTTCTCGCATCGGCGATCTTTATCGAGTGATGAAATGCCCCGAGTATATAAATTTCGGAGGGGACGAAGTCCCGGCCGTTGATATGTCCCAAGCCGACATCGTTGTCCTGCCGCTGTGTTATGAACAGGCAGTGTCCTACGGGACCGGCAGCAAGGACGGCCCCTTTCATATTCTGGATGCATCCGTGCAGCTTGAAAGCCTGGACGAGGAAAGCCTGGTGAACTGGGGCAGGTTTCGGATCCACACCGCCGCCCCGCTGATACCGTCCGGAGATCCCGAAACGGCGGTTCTCCAGATGGAAAGCGCCGCGGCCCATGTTATTTCCCAAAAAAAGTTTCTGTTGTCCCTTGGCGGCGATCACGCCGTGTCCATCGGTCCGATACGGGCGGCTGCCGGACAATACCCGGATATCGGGGTGCTCCAGTTTGATGCGCACCTGGACCTGCGCGATAAATGGAACGGCAGCCGTTACAACCATGCCTGTGTCATGCGCCGGGTTGCCGAAGATATCGGGGTTCCCATGGTCCAGGTCGGGATACGTTCATTTTCCCAGGAAGAAGCGGACTATATCCAGCTAAAAGGGCTTCAACCGGTTTTTGCGCATCTGATTGATCCGTTGGATCAGTCCTGGGTCCAAAATGTTATAGAAGCGTTGCCCCAGAAGGTCTATTTAAGCATCGACCTTGATGGACTTGATCCCAGTGTGCTTCCCGGCACCGGTACGCCGGAACCCGGCGGCCTGAGCTACCGGCAACTGGTTAATTTGATCAAAGCGGTGGGGCGCTATCGGACGGTTATCGCTGCCGATATCACCGAACTGGCCCCCATCGAGGGCTCCCACGTTTCCGAGTTCACGGCCGCAAAAATCGCCACCAAGATATTCGTCAATTGTGCCAGAGTTGACATCTGA
- a CDS encoding arginine decarboxylase, pyruvoyl-dependent translates to MSVPRYMFFTKGVGVDREKLASFENALRDARIAHLNLVTVSSIFPPHCHILDIDTGLTRLEPGEITHCVMAKQEIKEPGRRIVASIGLALPAESGRYGYLSEHHGFGQTETEAGEYAEDLAASMLANTLGIEFDADKDYDERRNIYQMSGKIVKSQHTSQGAMGAEGNLWTTVLASAIFIE, encoded by the coding sequence ATGTCTGTTCCAAGATATATGTTTTTTACCAAAGGGGTCGGTGTCGACAGGGAGAAACTGGCGTCTTTTGAGAATGCCCTGCGGGATGCACGCATTGCGCATCTCAACCTGGTTACGGTTTCATCCATTTTCCCTCCCCACTGTCACATCCTTGACATCGATACCGGGTTGACCCGTCTGGAACCGGGTGAAATTACCCACTGCGTGATGGCCAAGCAGGAGATCAAAGAACCCGGCAGAAGGATCGTGGCCAGTATCGGACTGGCGCTCCCGGCGGAAAGCGGACGTTACGGATATCTTTCCGAGCATCACGGTTTCGGGCAGACTGAAACCGAAGCGGGCGAGTATGCCGAGGATCTGGCCGCATCGATGCTGGCCAATACCCTGGGCATTGAATTCGATGCGGACAAGGACTATGACGAGCGCCGCAACATCTATCAGATGTCGGGTAAAATCGTCAAGTCCCAGCATACCAGCCAGGGCGCCATGGGGGCTGAAGGAAATCTGTGGACAACCGTTCTCGCATCGGCGATCTTTATCGAGTGA